The genomic region CGGCCGGGTAAAGCGCCCGGGGGTTGGGGGACCTGTGATTTTTGTGCAATCGACATGGATGTCGACTTCCTTTGAAATGTTGCACAAAAACATAGGAGTAGGAAGCGCGCAGGATGCGCGCTGACGAACGGTCCCCCAACCCCCGGGCGCTTTACCCGGCCGCTAACGGCGATGCTAGCGTTAGCGCTGTGCCGCCAGCGTCGCCGCGTACCAGCGTTCGAGGTCGTCGTGGAACGATGCGAGCGCCTGCGTGTTGAGATAGATCATGTGCCCGGACGGATAGAAGCCGTACGTGATGTGCGCTTGAAGTGCCGGGGCTAGCCCCAGGTGATGGAGCGTATAGATCGTCGCGGCCCACGGCGTGACCGAATCGAAGTAACCGTTCGCAGAGAAGACGCGCAAGCCGGGGTTGAACGTCATCGCTTGCGCGAGATCTCCGGCCGTCTCGAGCGGGAGGCTGCCGTTGTGTTTGAAGTCCCATCCGCCGTCGGCTTGAATCGTGCTGTACGCGCCGACGCGGTAGAGCAGCGACGTGTTGAAGTGCAGGTCGTCGCGCAGGTATTGATTGCCGAGCGCGAAGTACGGTGAGTCGATCGCCGCGTCGCTCGGCTCGAGCGTGGGATACTCTTCGGCGCGATCGAGCGTGTAGAGCTGGAAGCGCGAATCGTAGATGCCCTCGGTCTTGCCCTTTTCGCGCTGGAATTCCGCGATGTAGCGCTCGGCGGGGATGCGCAGGTTGGAGTTGCGGATGAATTGTTCGGAGACGCCGAGATAGCGATGGAGCTTGGCGACGATCGCGTCGTATTGCGCGGGCGGTAAGTTGAAGCCTTGGTCCAGGGCGTTGCGATAGTCCGTCATCGCGAAGTGATGGACTTCGCGCACGTATGCGGTGAGCGTCGACGGTGCGTTTGGTACGGCGTGATAGTAGTACGCGGTCGCGGCTTCGGTCGGGAGATAGAACACGTACTGCCAGTCGTCCGTATCGGCGCCGCCGTAGACATCGCTCGAGGCGAGCGAGTAGTCGAGAATCGAAGACTGCAGCACGACGCCGTTGATGCCGATGTTGTGTCGCTGCAGATAGTTTACGAGCATTGCCGAGCGCGGCGTGCCGTAGGATTCACCGAACAGAAACTTGGGCGAGTTCCAGCGGTGGAACGCCATCAGGTAGCGCTCGATGAACTGGGCGAAGGCCTTGATGTCGTTGTCGCTGCCGAAGATCTTCTTTGGGTCGGCGCCCGGCAGGATGCGTCCGAAGCCGCTTGCCGGCATGTCGATGAAGACGAGGTCGCTCTTGTCCAGCAACGAGTAGCGATTGGAGACTAGCGAATACGGCGCGGGCGGCGTGATCGATGGGTTTCCGGTGACGACGCGGACGGGGCCGAAGGAGCCCATGCGTAGCCAAATCGTCGAACTGCCGGGGCCGCCGTTGTAGAAGAAGGTCACCGGGCGCGTATTGAGGTTCGCGCCGTCGAGCGTGTCGGCGGTGTAGAACATCGTCGCTTCGGGCTTGTCGTTGGCGTCCCGGATGACGATCGTTCCCGCGCGAGCCGTGTAGTTGTAGTTTTTTCCACCGAGCGTGATGCGATGCTGCGTCACGGCATCGTGGGGAATCGGCTCTTGCGGAGCCGCCTTGGCGGCGGCTTGGGCCGGAAACGGGGTAGAGCATGCGAGGGTCGCGGCGAGCGCGCCGAAGATTGCAAGACGGCTGAAGAAGCGCATCAGTTGCGCCCTCCCAGCGTCGCGCTATACCAGCGTTCGAGATCGTCGTGGAGTTGCTGCAGGGCGGTGGGCTGCAAGTAGATCATGTGTCCCGATTGATAGAAGCCGTAGGTGATGTTCTTTTTGAGCGACGGCTCGATCGTGAGATGGTCGAGCGCATACTCCGTCTCGAAGAACGGCGTCGCGAAATCGTAGTATCCGTTGGCGGAGAATATCTGCAAGTGCGGGTTGTAGGTCATCGCTTCGGCCAGGTCCGGCGCGACGTTGGTCGTTGGGTTGCCGCGATGTTTGAAATCCCATTGCTGACCGTTGGCATAAATGATGTCGTAGATCGACGTGCGGTAATGCAGCGGGCTCGTATAGTGGAGATCTTCGCGCAGATACGAGTTGATCGCCGTGGTGTAGGGCGAGTCGATCGCCGCATCGGTCGGATCCCACGGGGGCTGGTCCGCAAGCCGGTCGGTCGTGTGGGTTTCAAAGCGTCCATCGAGGCGCCCCAGGATCGTGCCCTGGTTGCGGAAGAGGACGGTTTCGAACCGGGAGTACGATACGCGAATGTCGTTGTTCCGAATGTATTGTTCGGAGAGTCCGGTGTACTGATGGAGTTTGCGCACGACGTCGTCGTACTCTCCGCGCGGACACTCGGAGCCCTTGGCCAGACAATCGGCGTATTCGTTCATCGCAAAGTCTTTGACTTGCGAGACGACGGCGTCGAGGGTTCCGGGTGAGCCGGGCAACGCGTGGTGGTACCACGCAGCCGCGGTTTCGGTAGGAAGATACAGGATGTACGGCCAGTCGTTGCTTCCGGTATCCGTGCCGTCGATGCCGAAGTTGAGAATCGTCGATTGCAGGACGACGCCGTTGACGCTCACCCCGGCGTTCTGCAGGTAGTCAACCAGCGCTGCGGAGCGCGTGGTGCCGTAGCTTTCGCCGTAGAGAAATTTCGGTGAGTTCCAGCGCGAGAATTCGGTCAGATAATTTTGCACGAATTGGCCGAATGCTCGCACGTCCTGATCGACGCCGAAAAAGTCCTTGGGCTTTCCCGCGCCGATGATGCGCCCAAAACCCGAATCGGGCATGTCGATGAACACCAAGTCGGTCGTGTCGAGCAGGCTGTCCTTGTCGGCGACCAGACGATAGGGTGCCGGCCGCGTGATCGTTCCGCTCGCCCCGGCATCGATGCGCACCGGCCCGAACGAACCCATGTGCAACCACATCGACGAGCTCCCCGGGCCGCCGTTATATAAGAAGGTTACGGGCCGGTCCGCGGCTTTCGCACCGTCGAGCGTATAGGCGACGTAGAACATCCGCGCGGTCGGTTCGCCCGCACGATCGTGCAGGGTGATCGTTCCGGCTCGCGCCGTGTACGGATACGTCTTGCCGCCCAGGACGATGGTGTGCTGGGTTACGGCATCCGGGACGCTAGGCGGCACCGGCGCAACCGCGGCCGGGCTCGCCTTCGGCGCCGGGGTCGCGGCATATGCCGGGAGCGCGCATGCGAAAAGCGCACTCAGAGATAGACTTGCAATCAACGCCTTCAAGGCGATAGCTCTCCTATGGGAACGGCGAACGCGGCTGTGCGATCGTTTTCTCCACGATGCTCGCTCGGCCATGGTCCGTCCATCAAAATGCCGTCATTTTCGAATCGATGACGGCATTCTGTCCGGAGGATGAGCGCTGTTTACTGCGCTGCCGGCGGCCCGGCGTAGCTCAGCGGCGGCGCGGTCGCCGTCGGTGGCCCGGCTCGGCGGGGAACGGTCGGTCCCAAGTATTTCGCAAGGTAGGCGACGACGGCAGCCTTATCGCTCTTTGGCAGCGGCGAGCCGAACTTCATCATCTTGGTGACCTCGGCATCCCACATCGGCTTTGAGAGCCGCTGGGTGTACCACATATCGCTCGAGTGGCAGATCTGGCAACTCGTTTGCAGGTCGCTCAGCTCGTGCCCCGCGGGGAGATTGGTTCCCCCGAACGAGGACATATCCGCGCTCGCCGACATCGGGGTGACCGCGGCGACCACCGCGGGCGCGCTGGTGGCTGCTTCCTGCGTTTTGCCGCCTCCGGCGCACGCAGCGAGGGCGAGAACGGCCAGTATGGCAGCGGCGTTACGCATTGCTCACCTCTACATCCACGGAGTGAATGCCGTTCCACACGTAGCCGCCGGGATTCCAGGGCGACTTCATCGGTTGGACCGCTCCGCGATTGTCTTTCGCGCGCGCCATAATGCGAGCGCTACCCGCCGTTTTCGGCGTCCAGGTGAGGGTGAACGTTCGCCAAGCGAATTTTCCGGGGCTTTCACCCAGCGTTGCAGGCAACCATGTCGCGCCGCCATCGGTAGAGATGTCGACTGCCGTAGCGTAGGCGCCATCCCCCGACCAGGCGAAGCCGTTGATGACAACGGGCGCGCCGACCTTGACGCTTGAGTGCGTGGCCGGAGCCGTGAGGATCGACTTGACGTTGAGAACGGTAACCGGATGTTCGACGTTCGGTTTCACGCCGACGCCCGGTTTGCCGATTTTATCGGGGTAGCGGTAGCCGATACCCGTCCAGAATGCGTCGGTGATCTTCTCGGTGAGCGTCATGTTCGTAATCCACTTCACCGAATGGTCGGCCGCCCAACCCGGGACGAGCAGACGCACCGGAAACCCGTGGTAGTAGGGGAGCGGCGCTCCGTTCATTTCGTAGACTAGAAGCGTATCTTCGTCCATAAGCTTAGCGAGCTCGATTCCGCGAACGAACTTCGGCGTGGTCGGCAATACGGGATTATCGCGGCCGAAGTTGGTCGAGAAATGCGCGGTCGATTTGACGCCGGCTTTCGCCAGCACGTCGCGGACGCGCGCGCCGCCCCAGCGCGCGTTGCCCACCCCGCCCGTGCGCCACTGAGCGCCGGCCGGATGCGATGCGTCGGGATACGCATCGCCGTAGTAAGAACGCCCGTTGCCCGCGCACTGCAGTACCGAAGGCACTTCGTGTTTGGGGAATGCGCGCAAATCCGCAACGGAGAGGTGGAGCGGATGATCTACCAAGCCGTCGACGGTAAGCCGCCAGGTATCGGCCGGGGTTGTTGCGGGCGGCCCCATGTGGGAGCGGATGAAGAAGATGTTGTTCGGCGTATAGAGCGATCGGCCAAGTTCGTCGAGGGGCGTTCCCCAATCGTACGGGCGTTGGTTGATCATGCTCATCACGGCCGCATCGGTCGGAAGGGCCAGGGCGCCGGCTCCGGCGCCCAGGGCCGCAAGAAATCCCGTGCGCGACCATCGTTGAGAGTCCATAGTGCACCTCGCGTAAAAGCAGTGGCTTCTAGTGACTAACGTGGTCTTTCGGGGTTATTTTGTTAGGGCCTTGAAGCCGTAGCGCTCGAAGATCTGCAGGGCGGTCGGCGAAGCGAGGAAGGCTAGCCACGCTTTGCCTGCGATGGGATGAGGTGCGTTTTTCACGAGCCCCCCGCCGTAGATCGCCACCGCGTTTTGCGCCGGGGGAATATCGACGTGGGATATGGGGTGACCGGACTGCTCCTGAAAGATCGCCTCCGATTTCCACGTAACTCCCGCAACCGCAAGCCCCTGCATGAGGAAGAGCGGCGTCTGGCGATGGTGGATGTGGGTGAGGATCGTCTCGCCGTTCGCGACCTTCGTAGTATAGACGGCGCGGACTAGCGCGGGGCCGCCGGCTTTACGCAACGCCGCTTCGATCTGGCGGGCAACGCCTTCGAATTTTGGGTTCGGCATCACGAGCCGCACGCCGGGTTTACCGAGATCCGTCAGACTATGGATATGCCCGGGGTTGCCCTTGGGCACCATGATCGTCAAATCGTTGGTTGCATAGGCCACGACGGGCCCGACCAAACGTCCGGCATCGACCTGCGCGAGCACCTTTTTCTTACCTGCGGCAAAGACGTCGGGGTGAACGGTAAAGGTCATATTGCCGGAGGTAAAGGTGTCACGATCGATCATCGCTTGGACCAGCAATCCGGGCGGTATGGTGACGGAAAAGATGCGTCCCTTGTATTCGGGATGGATGCGTTCGAACGCAGCGACCAGCGGCGCCATTGCGAAATAGTAGTTGCCGCCGACGTAAATGACGAGTTTGGGATCGTTCAGATTTCCGTGGAAGTCCGCCATGTCGTCGACCTCGGGAACGGTGAACGGCAGGCCCTTGTACGTGGCGGGGTCGTTGTTGCCGTGGCTCCACGGCGGGAAGAGTTGCCCCGTGTAGGTGGGCGGGGTGTAGGGGTGGGGGGCGGCCAGGGCGAGACCGGACGCAACGATGGCGCACGATACGAGCGTCCCCAAGAACCGACCGATGGGAAAGCGATATTTCATACACCAACGTGCGACGCTCACTCGCCCGGTCCCTAAAAAACGCCCTCGCAGTTACCGATGGCCGCTCTCATCGAAAGCGATGATGGGGTGGATGTGGGCGCCGGCGGCCGCGGGAACTGCCGGGCATGCGTATCGTACGGCCCCTCGTAGCCCTCGCCCTCGCCCTCGGTGCGCTCGGCGCTTCGTCCGCCCCAGCCCCGCAGCCCCTTCCCGCCGGATTGATGAATCAACGCTTTGAATCGGTACGGGGCCCCGCGACCAATCTTCGACACTACGTCGGGCGGCCGATCGTGTTGAATATCTGGGCGACGTGGTGCCCGCCGTGCCAGGAAGAGCTGCCGCTTCTCGAAAGCGCGCAACTCGCGCACCGCAACATCACGATCGTCGGCGTCGATCAGGGCGAGGCGCGAGCACACGTCGCAGCGTTTTTGGCACGCGTCGAAGTGACCTATCCTATTCTCCTCGACCGAAGCGAAGTCTACGGCGCCGCTGCGGGATTTGCGTTTCCGACGACGGTGTTTCTGGATGCTTCGGGACGCATCAAGGGCGTGCACCGAGGCGCGCTCGATGCCGCCAGCCTGCGCAGCGGCATCGCGGCGATCACCGCACGATAGCTACCCGTTACGGCTGATTGATTTCGATCAAGCAGAAGCCGCCGGCGTCGATCACCACGGCGATGCCGTCGAGGATGTCGTTCCGTTTGAGCCGGCCCAGGTCTTGCCACTGATTCCACACCGTCGAGAAGACGCGAACCGAGTGTTCGTCGCGAGGGAGTTGGGCAATCGTGGCCGCCGTCGTGATGGTTTGCGGGCTCGAGTTCCCTAGGAAAATCAGCGTGGCTTCGGCGTCGGCAAATCCCACCAGGGTCACGAGCGGATCCGCGACGCTGCACGTGTCGGTGATATCGCTCGCGTAGGCGGTGAGCGGCGCGTCCGACGCGAGATGGGACGTCGTGTAGACGTGCAGACCGTCGGGCATGCGAGTCGCAATCCACGCGATATGCGTGTCGCGATACGGGACGTTGACGGCGGTGAGCCAGCGCCACTGCTCCGATAGGCAAGGATTGATTTTCGGCACGGATCCGGTAACGTCGAGCCCCCCGGCCCCTTCGATTGCCGCCCACAGATAGCGCGGCGCATCCCACGGAGAGAGCATCATGCCCTGGTTGACCAGAATCTCGCCGTGTAACCATTCCGAGAATTGTCCCGGAACCGTGTTGTTCCGTCGCGGATCGCTGGAGAAATGCCGAAAGCTGCTCGAGAGGGCCTTGGCCATGAAGCCCGGATTGTATTTGGCGGCCGCAAACGCGTACCAATAGGTGACGGCAACCCAGACCCCGCCCAAAAGGCCGTAGCCGTTGATCGGCCCATAGGTAAGGTCGTCGCGCGGTACGGTACGGATGCCCGCCTCGGTCCAAAACGCCGCGTCGCTCAACGCGCCGATGATCCGCGCCGCGCGATCCGGCGGCGCGACGCCGAACAACACCGGAAAGACGAGATCGGCGGTGACTTCCGAACGGAGCGAACCGTCGACGTCGATGGTTAGATAGTAGAGGTCGTTCTGCGGATTGACCAGATGCGTGTTGATCGCGTCGTAGAGTTCGCTTGCCGCGCTCTCGTATCGTTCCAGGGAAGGGCCGTCGTCGAGCAGTTTGGCGATTTCCGCCAGCGCCCGCAGGGCCGCGTAGCACTCCGAATTGAGCTCCGTCGACGCACCGCTGATGCGATAATTTTGGATGACGTTGCGCCAGCCCACGATGCCCCAATCCGACGTCGCGGTCGACGTGCACCAGACGAGCCCTTGCGCGTTGCGTTGCGAAAGCATGTACTCCATGGCGCGTCGCGCGTTGGGGTACGTTTCGCGCACGAAATCCCGATTGCCGGTGACCGCATAGTGATGCCACAACGCGATGACCATGAGCGGGGTGTTGTCGTTGACGTTGAGCCCGTAGTCGTCCCACTTGTCGTTGCGAACGTCGTAGTACTCGACGATTTTCCCATCGGGCTCCTGAAGGCGAAAGTATGCGGCCAAGGAGTCGTGCGCGAACTCCGGTCGCAGGTAATCGGCCCCGAAGGACATCCAGGCGGTGTCGCGGCCGACGCTGTTGTTGCTGCGGGTGGGATCGTTCGTGAAGCACCACCCGGTGGGCGCGTAGGTTTGTACGCGGAGCATATTGGCTTTCGCCCACAGTACGCCCTGATTTACGTCGTGATCGGGCGTTCGTAGAATCGAGCGGCGCAGATACTTCCAGTAGTACGCGTTGGTCTGCTCGAGCGCGACGGCGCCGGCGGGAATCCGTTCGCGGATCGCCGCGAGATCTTCGCGCGACGTCGGGCTCAGCACGCAGACGAAATCGAGCCAGCGTTCCTGCTGGGGTTGGAGCTCCACCGCGATGTGGAGCGCACCGACCGGATTGGGGCCGATGGAGGAGGCCGCATTGCATAGGGCCCCCGGCGAATTTCGCGAGACCAATTTGCCGCGGTCGTCGGTCGTCTCCCAATTCGTCACCCCGCCTAGGACCGCATAGAGCCGGTTTTGCGAAGGCGTGCTCGCGTTCCATCCGACGATCCCATCCATCGCGTCGTCATACTCCGCCAGCACGTCCTGCGCGGTATTGCCGCGGAGTTCGCAGAAGCCGTACACGTCGAACGAGACGGGTATC from Candidatus Dormiibacterota bacterium harbors:
- a CDS encoding peptidase S10; protein product: MRFFSRLAIFGALAATLACSTPFPAQAAAKAAPQEPIPHDAVTQHRITLGGKNYNYTARAGTIVIRDANDKPEATMFYTADTLDGANLNTRPVTFFYNGGPGSSTIWLRMGSFGPVRVVTGNPSITPPAPYSLVSNRYSLLDKSDLVFIDMPASGFGRILPGADPKKIFGSDNDIKAFAQFIERYLMAFHRWNSPKFLFGESYGTPRSAMLVNYLQRHNIGINGVVLQSSILDYSLASSDVYGGADTDDWQYVFYLPTEAATAYYYHAVPNAPSTLTAYVREVHHFAMTDYRNALDQGFNLPPAQYDAIVAKLHRYLGVSEQFIRNSNLRIPAERYIAEFQREKGKTEGIYDSRFQLYTLDRAEEYPTLEPSDAAIDSPYFALGNQYLRDDLHFNTSLLYRVGAYSTIQADGGWDFKHNGSLPLETAGDLAQAMTFNPGLRVFSANGYFDSVTPWAATIYTLHHLGLAPALQAHITYGFYPSGHMIYLNTQALASFHDDLERWYAATLAAQR
- a CDS encoding peptidase S10, encoding MKALIASLSLSALFACALPAYAATPAPKASPAAVAPVPPSVPDAVTQHTIVLGGKTYPYTARAGTITLHDRAGEPTARMFYVAYTLDGAKAADRPVTFLYNGGPGSSSMWLHMGSFGPVRIDAGASGTITRPAPYRLVADKDSLLDTTDLVFIDMPDSGFGRIIGAGKPKDFFGVDQDVRAFGQFVQNYLTEFSRWNSPKFLYGESYGTTRSAALVDYLQNAGVSVNGVVLQSTILNFGIDGTDTGSNDWPYILYLPTETAAAWYHHALPGSPGTLDAVVSQVKDFAMNEYADCLAKGSECPRGEYDDVVRKLHQYTGLSEQYIRNNDIRVSYSRFETVLFRNQGTILGRLDGRFETHTTDRLADQPPWDPTDAAIDSPYTTAINSYLREDLHYTSPLHYRTSIYDIIYANGQQWDFKHRGNPTTNVAPDLAEAMTYNPHLQIFSANGYYDFATPFFETEYALDHLTIEPSLKKNITYGFYQSGHMIYLQPTALQQLHDDLERWYSATLGGRN
- a CDS encoding sulfite oxidase, with product MDSQRWSRTGFLAALGAGAGALALPTDAAVMSMINQRPYDWGTPLDELGRSLYTPNNIFFIRSHMGPPATTPADTWRLTVDGLVDHPLHLSVADLRAFPKHEVPSVLQCAGNGRSYYGDAYPDASHPAGAQWRTGGVGNARWGGARVRDVLAKAGVKSTAHFSTNFGRDNPVLPTTPKFVRGIELAKLMDEDTLLVYEMNGAPLPYYHGFPVRLLVPGWAADHSVKWITNMTLTEKITDAFWTGIGYRYPDKIGKPGVGVKPNVEHPVTVLNVKSILTAPATHSSVKVGAPVVINGFAWSGDGAYATAVDISTDGGATWLPATLGESPGKFAWRTFTLTWTPKTAGSARIMARAKDNRGAVQPMKSPWNPGGYVWNGIHSVDVEVSNA
- a CDS encoding substrate-binding domain-containing protein, with protein sequence MKYRFPIGRFLGTLVSCAIVASGLALAAPHPYTPPTYTGQLFPPWSHGNNDPATYKGLPFTVPEVDDMADFHGNLNDPKLVIYVGGNYYFAMAPLVAAFERIHPEYKGRIFSVTIPPGLLVQAMIDRDTFTSGNMTFTVHPDVFAAGKKKVLAQVDAGRLVGPVVAYATNDLTIMVPKGNPGHIHSLTDLGKPGVRLVMPNPKFEGVARQIEAALRKAGGPALVRAVYTTKVANGETILTHIHHRQTPLFLMQGLAVAGVTWKSEAIFQEQSGHPISHVDIPPAQNAVAIYGGGLVKNAPHPIAGKAWLAFLASPTALQIFERYGFKALTK
- a CDS encoding TlpA disulfide reductase family protein produces the protein MRIVRPLVALALALGALGASSAPAPQPLPAGLMNQRFESVRGPATNLRHYVGRPIVLNIWATWCPPCQEELPLLESAQLAHRNITIVGVDQGEARAHVAAFLARVEVTYPILLDRSEVYGAAAGFAFPTTVFLDASGRIKGVHRGALDAASLRSGIAAITAR